In the genome of Echinimonas agarilytica, one region contains:
- a CDS encoding VC2046/SO_2500 family protein, with amino-acid sequence MTIQATQPLRDEWQLGTQLNDCAHGGDSDKFRLLLAMLSEDVRDQAQFHQLETQHPLPSSLREQFDLPPEQALYSAPEALLSTDKADAMNNGGMSAVHLLNCLNPDALCGPEQSRINADVLATMSPLRQAQVQGSEPETKQPANWQAADQALLAMLNQSRQHVA; translated from the coding sequence GTGACGATACAAGCAACCCAACCGCTAAGAGATGAATGGCAGCTAGGTACACAGTTAAATGACTGTGCGCATGGTGGTGATTCAGACAAATTTAGGTTGTTGCTGGCAATGCTATCCGAAGATGTGCGAGACCAGGCTCAATTTCATCAACTTGAGACTCAACACCCTTTACCTTCCTCTTTACGCGAACAATTTGATTTACCGCCAGAGCAAGCTCTTTATAGTGCGCCAGAGGCTTTACTCTCAACTGATAAGGCTGATGCAATGAACAACGGTGGAATGTCGGCGGTTCACCTGTTGAACTGTTTAAATCCAGACGCACTTTGCGGTCCGGAACAGAGTCGCATCAATGCTGATGTATTGGCGACGATGAGCCCGTTACGGCAAGCTCAGGTTCAAGGCTCAGAGCCAGAAACGAAACAGCCTGCCAATTGGCAGGCTGCTGATCAAGCATTGCTGGCGATGTTAAACCAATCTCGCCAACACGTTGCTTAA
- the pflA gene encoding pyruvate formate lyase 1-activating protein — protein sequence MTIKGRVHSVETCGTVDGPGIRYIVFMQGCLMRCKYCHNRDTWDVDAGQEMTVEEIMTELLSYRHFIEASDGGITASGGEATLQAEFVTELFKACQKEGIHTCLDTNGFVRHHSDAIEHLLDVTDLVMLDLKQMDDAKHIDLTKVSNRHAKEFALRLAERNQKTWLRYVVVGGYTDDVASAEELADFILPMKNIERVELLPYHELGKHKWEAMGEPYELTEVHPPSKETMETICDVFKSRGLNVIY from the coding sequence ATGACCATTAAAGGACGCGTCCATTCTGTTGAAACCTGCGGCACCGTTGACGGACCAGGTATTCGCTACATTGTGTTTATGCAAGGTTGCTTGATGCGATGTAAATACTGCCACAACCGCGATACTTGGGATGTAGATGCGGGTCAGGAAATGACCGTTGAAGAAATCATGACGGAATTGCTCAGTTACCGTCATTTTATCGAAGCCAGCGATGGTGGCATTACCGCTTCCGGTGGCGAAGCCACACTGCAAGCTGAGTTTGTAACAGAGCTTTTTAAGGCCTGCCAAAAAGAAGGTATACATACCTGTCTAGATACTAATGGATTTGTGCGCCATCACAGCGATGCCATTGAACACTTGTTAGATGTGACCGATCTCGTGATGCTCGACCTCAAGCAGATGGACGATGCGAAACATATTGATCTCACCAAGGTGAGTAATCGTCACGCCAAAGAGTTTGCTTTGCGCCTTGCCGAGCGCAACCAAAAGACTTGGCTGCGTTACGTTGTTGTGGGCGGTTATACCGACGATGTAGCTTCGGCCGAAGAGTTGGCAGACTTTATCCTCCCGATGAAAAACATTGAACGTGTCGAGCTACTGCCTTACCACGAACTTGGCAAACACAAATGGGAAGCCATGGGCGAACCTTATGAACTCACTGAAGTTCATCCGCCAAGTAAAGAAACCATGGAAACCATCTGTGATGTTTTTAAGAGCCGTGGGTTAAACGTAATTTATTAA
- a CDS encoding acetate kinase — protein MQTKLVLVLNCGSSSLKFALIDADNGDEYLSGLAECLSLVDARIKWKLEGNKNEESLGAGSAHREALDYLQTIIDESGLRDQIVAVGHRVVHGGENFTGSALITPEVIKGIEDCATLAPLHNPAHLIGIRAAKSAFPALPQTAVFDTAFHQSMPQQAYLYALPYKLYRQHGVRRYGMHGTSHLYVSQEAAKMLNKDISETNVIVAHLGNGSSICAVKNGKSIDTSMGMTPLEGLVMGTRCGDIDPAIIFHLVDKLGYTLDEVNTMVHKQSGLLGLTEVSSDCRYVEDNVENGKPDAIRAHDVMCYRLAKYIASYTAALPSLDAIVFTGGIGENSDTVRADVLERLAILGIKVDAEANSAARFGASGVITDDESGVKALVIPTNEEWIIAQDSARLAGV, from the coding sequence ATGCAAACGAAACTCGTTTTGGTACTTAACTGCGGCAGCTCTTCTCTCAAATTTGCTCTTATCGACGCCGACAATGGCGACGAATACCTCAGTGGCTTAGCCGAATGCTTAAGTCTTGTGGATGCGCGTATCAAATGGAAACTCGAAGGAAATAAAAACGAGGAATCGTTAGGAGCAGGGTCAGCTCACCGAGAAGCGCTCGATTACCTTCAAACCATCATTGATGAGTCAGGGTTACGCGACCAAATTGTAGCTGTGGGTCATCGTGTTGTTCACGGAGGAGAAAACTTTACAGGTTCAGCATTGATCACGCCGGAAGTCATTAAAGGCATTGAAGACTGTGCCACACTCGCTCCGCTGCACAACCCAGCTCATTTAATTGGAATTCGCGCGGCAAAATCTGCATTTCCAGCGCTGCCACAAACCGCAGTGTTCGATACAGCTTTTCATCAGAGCATGCCTCAGCAAGCATATCTCTATGCCCTGCCTTACAAACTTTACCGTCAGCACGGTGTGCGTCGATATGGCATGCATGGCACTAGCCATTTATACGTGAGTCAAGAAGCCGCCAAAATGCTCAACAAAGATATTTCAGAAACCAATGTCATTGTGGCTCACCTCGGTAATGGTTCATCTATCTGTGCCGTTAAAAATGGTAAAAGTATCGACACAAGCATGGGCATGACACCGCTTGAAGGCCTTGTCATGGGCACGCGCTGCGGTGATATTGACCCTGCGATCATCTTCCACTTAGTCGACAAACTTGGCTACACACTCGACGAAGTCAACACCATGGTACACAAACAAAGTGGTTTATTGGGCTTAACCGAAGTCAGCAGTGACTGCCGATATGTTGAAGATAACGTAGAGAACGGCAAGCCTGACGCTATTCGTGCACACGATGTGATGTGCTATCGCCTCGCTAAATATATTGCTTCATACACCGCTGCACTGCCGAGCCTCGACGCGATTGTATTTACCGGTGGAATTGGCGAGAACTCAGACACCGTCCGTGCGGATGTTCTCGAACGTTTGGCCATCTTAGGAATTAAAGTAGATGCAGAAGCCAACTCGGCTGCTCGCTTTGGCGCATCAGGTGTCATTACCGATGATGAATCGGGCGTGAAAGCATTGGTGATCCCAACAAATGAAGAGTGGATCATCGCGCAAGACAGCGCTCGATTAGCCGGCGTATAA
- a CDS encoding DUF3360 family protein: MQDQDNKSYQELHRPSSEFESRSDYLDHELKIMKPRRWALNLPGRDFRFEWEDLVPAIAGTIGIIAMYSAVMMSWADGLTQAWDHVNLGKDFAIEVARVEMLIPALLFCILASGFINPRANLAGNHGPMIPLIGVIALAGAHPLALAILLGVFGLLLSYFKGGSRLVNLTGEGVAGGLLVFLGFTGAMSQIGLIQTWATGLQADGIEAGSMGYIGLVVLAINIVLYAFLARINKRWLAIPACAITGLLVALALGAGFDLKFETEMGLPNLNPVYWWGSTEQGWQLGLPNMAHFIASLPFAILAVAMWSPDFLGHRIFQELNYPRGTDKVLMDVDDTMTTCSLRQIVGTAVGGGNITSSWGTYMIPAAIAKRPIPAGAIVLGSLCIVIAILGFPMDVAVWPPVMRIALLVGVFLPLLEAGMQMVKNTKDSQAAGICIFASAVANPVLAWALTMLLDNNGLIGDKERAKTLSIYDRVIIPASVLVVCLIAMLAVGMLEGQYGIPSLL, translated from the coding sequence ATGCAAGACCAAGACAACAAGAGTTATCAAGAGCTTCACCGGCCATCGAGCGAATTCGAAAGCCGTTCGGATTACCTTGACCATGAACTCAAAATCATGAAACCGCGCCGCTGGGCGCTTAATTTGCCTGGCCGTGACTTCAGATTTGAATGGGAAGATTTAGTGCCCGCTATTGCCGGTACAATCGGCATTATTGCCATGTATTCGGCCGTGATGATGTCGTGGGCTGATGGTCTTACTCAAGCTTGGGACCATGTGAATCTAGGCAAGGACTTTGCTATTGAAGTGGCCCGGGTAGAAATGCTCATTCCTGCATTACTGTTTTGTATCTTAGCTTCTGGTTTTATTAACCCAAGAGCCAACTTGGCAGGGAATCATGGCCCCATGATTCCGCTCATTGGCGTGATTGCTTTAGCGGGTGCTCATCCACTTGCCTTGGCTATATTGTTGGGTGTATTTGGCTTGCTACTCAGCTACTTCAAAGGCGGCTCCCGATTAGTCAACCTTACTGGAGAGGGGGTTGCAGGTGGATTACTTGTATTCCTCGGTTTTACCGGAGCGATGAGCCAAATTGGTTTGATCCAAACCTGGGCGACAGGCTTGCAAGCCGATGGCATTGAAGCCGGTTCGATGGGGTACATTGGCCTTGTCGTATTAGCTATCAATATTGTGCTTTATGCCTTCCTTGCAAGAATTAATAAGCGCTGGCTTGCCATTCCTGCATGTGCCATTACGGGGCTGCTGGTGGCATTGGCGTTGGGTGCTGGTTTTGATTTGAAATTTGAAACCGAAATGGGCTTGCCAAATTTGAATCCAGTGTACTGGTGGGGCTCAACAGAGCAGGGGTGGCAGCTTGGCTTGCCGAATATGGCGCATTTCATTGCATCGCTGCCGTTTGCCATTCTAGCCGTTGCGATGTGGTCACCAGATTTCTTGGGGCACCGTATTTTCCAAGAGCTCAACTATCCTCGTGGCACCGACAAAGTGTTAATGGATGTTGATGACACCATGACAACATGCTCACTTCGTCAAATCGTAGGTACCGCAGTGGGTGGTGGTAACATCACTTCTTCTTGGGGAACCTATATGATTCCGGCGGCCATTGCGAAACGTCCGATTCCTGCGGGCGCCATTGTGCTGGGCTCTTTGTGTATTGTGATTGCTATTTTGGGCTTCCCTATGGATGTGGCGGTATGGCCGCCCGTTATGCGCATTGCTTTGTTGGTGGGTGTGTTCTTGCCATTGCTCGAAGCGGGTATGCAAATGGTGAAAAACACCAAAGACTCACAAGCGGCCGGTATCTGTATTTTTGCCTCTGCCGTGGCCAACCCTGTACTGGCGTGGGCTCTAACCATGTTGCTGGACAACAATGGTTTGATTGGTGACAAAGAGCGCGCGAAAACATTGTCTATTTATGACCGCGTTATTATTCCGGCAAGTGTATTGGTGGTGTGTTTAATCGCGATGCTTGCGGTGGGAATGTTGGAAGGTCAGTACGGTATTCCGTCACTGTTATAG
- the yfbV gene encoding terminus macrodomain insulation protein YfbV produces the protein MQFSETLRHGQHYMEAWPMRSELAVVLPENQIMRATRFGQKIVPLLAIISVALPVGMNSPDMLPSGIATALFMFSLPVQSLYWLGKRSQSPLPSSLRGWYQEIHQTLSEKNKATQPCKSTPKFVDLAEILKQSFSTLDKSTQRNR, from the coding sequence ATGCAATTCTCTGAAACATTAAGGCACGGACAGCACTATATGGAAGCGTGGCCAATGCGCTCAGAACTCGCTGTTGTACTGCCTGAAAATCAGATTATGCGAGCCACTCGATTTGGCCAAAAAATAGTGCCATTATTAGCGATTATCTCGGTGGCATTGCCTGTGGGGATGAACTCCCCTGATATGCTACCGTCTGGAATTGCGACCGCGCTGTTTATGTTTAGCCTGCCGGTGCAAAGCCTATACTGGTTGGGCAAGCGTTCGCAATCACCCCTGCCTTCCAGCCTCCGTGGTTGGTACCAAGAAATTCACCAAACATTATCTGAAAAGAATAAAGCGACCCAACCGTGTAAATCGACCCCTAAATTTGTTGATTTGGCAGAAATTTTGAAGCAGTCGTTTTCAACATTAGACAAGTCGACTCAACGTAATCGTTAA
- the pflB gene encoding formate C-acetyltransferase, producing MADQTDNFAKAWEGFTAGDWKTEVNVREFIQANYTPYEGDESFLAGATDATTELWDRVMDGIKQENSTHAPVDFDTDIPSTVTSHDAGYINKDLETIVGLQTDAPLKRGLICNGGIRMVETGCSVYGKALDPTISKIFSEYRKTHNQGVFDVYTGDIRNCRKSGVITGLPDAYGRGRIIGDYRRIALYGIDYLMKDKVKQHISLEDSMYGAADTAELERTIRLREEISEQHRALGQMKEMAAKYGFDISGPATNAQEAIQWTYFGYLAAVKSQNGAAMSLGRVSTFLDVYIERDIAAGTLTEVQAQEMIDHFVMKLRMVRFLRTPEYDDLFSGDPIWATESVGGMGVDGRTLVTRSNFRFLNTLYTMGPSPEPNITVLWSEQLPDGFKRYCAKVSIDTSSIQYENDDLMRPDFDSDDYGIACCVSPMVIGKHMQFFGARANLAKTLLYCMNGGVDEKLKIQIGPKTDPVSSEYLDYDDIMDRLDHFMDWLAKQYVAALNCIHFMHDKYAYEAPLMALHDRDVRRTMACGIAGLSICADSLSAIKYAKVKPVRDENGIATDFEIEGDFPKYGNNDDRVDSIACELVETFMKKIRKLSTYRDAIPTQSILTITSNVVYGKKTGNTPDGRAAGTPFAPGANPMHGRDEKGAVASLTSVAKLPFSYAQDGISYTFSIVPNALGKDDTVQRKNLAGLMDGYFHHTPSVEGGQHLNVNVMNREMLLDAMENPENYPQLTIRVSGYAVRFNSLTDEQKQDVITRTFTTAF from the coding sequence ATGGCTGATCAAACCGACAACTTCGCAAAAGCTTGGGAAGGCTTTACCGCAGGTGATTGGAAAACAGAAGTAAATGTTCGTGAATTTATTCAAGCGAACTACACACCATACGAGGGAGATGAATCTTTCCTTGCAGGTGCAACCGACGCGACCACAGAATTGTGGGACAGAGTCATGGACGGTATCAAACAGGAAAACAGCACTCACGCACCTGTTGATTTCGACACTGACATACCTTCAACTGTCACTTCCCATGACGCTGGCTACATCAATAAAGATCTAGAAACCATCGTAGGTTTACAAACAGACGCTCCGCTTAAGCGTGGTTTGATTTGTAACGGTGGTATTCGCATGGTCGAAACGGGCTGTTCAGTTTATGGTAAAGCACTCGACCCAACCATCAGCAAAATCTTCTCTGAGTATCGTAAAACGCATAACCAAGGCGTATTTGACGTTTACACTGGCGACATTCGCAACTGCCGTAAATCAGGGGTGATTACAGGCTTGCCAGATGCATATGGCCGTGGCCGTATCATTGGTGACTATCGCCGTATTGCTTTGTATGGCATCGACTATTTGATGAAAGACAAAGTTAAACAGCACATCAGCCTTGAAGATTCCATGTACGGTGCTGCAGATACGGCTGAATTAGAGCGCACCATTCGCCTTCGCGAAGAGATTTCAGAGCAACATCGCGCTTTAGGCCAAATGAAAGAAATGGCTGCCAAGTACGGTTTTGATATCAGTGGCCCCGCCACCAACGCACAAGAAGCAATCCAATGGACTTACTTCGGTTATTTGGCCGCAGTGAAAAGTCAAAACGGTGCAGCTATGTCGCTTGGTCGCGTATCAACATTCCTCGATGTTTACATCGAGCGTGATATTGCAGCGGGTACGCTCACAGAAGTGCAAGCACAAGAAATGATCGACCACTTCGTGATGAAGTTGCGTATGGTTCGTTTCTTACGTACACCAGAATATGATGACTTGTTCTCTGGCGACCCTATCTGGGCCACAGAATCTGTAGGAGGTATGGGCGTAGACGGTCGCACATTGGTGACACGTTCAAACTTCCGCTTCTTGAACACGTTGTACACCATGGGCCCAAGCCCAGAGCCAAACATTACAGTGTTGTGGTCTGAGCAACTGCCAGATGGCTTCAAACGCTACTGTGCAAAAGTATCGATTGATACCAGCTCAATCCAATATGAAAACGATGACCTAATGCGTCCAGATTTCGACTCGGACGATTACGGCATTGCATGTTGTGTAAGCCCAATGGTGATTGGTAAGCACATGCAGTTCTTCGGTGCTCGTGCCAACCTTGCAAAAACATTGCTGTATTGCATGAACGGCGGTGTGGACGAAAAACTGAAAATTCAGATTGGTCCAAAAACTGACCCCGTTTCCAGCGAATATTTGGACTATGACGACATCATGGATCGTCTCGACCACTTCATGGACTGGTTAGCGAAGCAATATGTTGCGGCGCTCAACTGTATCCACTTCATGCATGACAAGTATGCTTATGAAGCACCATTAATGGCGCTTCACGATCGTGATGTACGTCGTACTATGGCGTGCGGTATCGCCGGTCTATCGATCTGTGCTGACTCACTTTCTGCAATTAAATATGCCAAAGTGAAGCCTGTACGTGACGAAAATGGCATTGCGACCGATTTCGAAATCGAAGGCGACTTCCCTAAATACGGTAACAACGATGACCGTGTAGATAGCATCGCATGTGAACTTGTTGAAACCTTCATGAAGAAGATTCGTAAGCTTTCTACATACCGTGACGCGATTCCAACACAGTCTATTCTGACCATTACGTCGAACGTTGTTTATGGTAAGAAAACAGGTAACACCCCTGACGGACGCGCTGCTGGCACACCGTTTGCGCCGGGTGCAAACCCAATGCACGGCCGTGATGAGAAAGGCGCTGTTGCATCGCTGACATCAGTCGCGAAACTACCGTTCTCATACGCACAAGATGGTATTTCATATACCTTCTCAATCGTGCCAAATGCACTGGGTAAAGACGACACGGTTCAACGTAAGAACTTGGCAGGTTTGATGGATGGTTATTTCCATCACACACCAAGTGTTGAAGGTGGTCAACACCTCAACGTGAACGTGATGAACCGTGAAATGCTGCTCGACGCAATGGAAAACCCTGAGAATTATCCTCAGCTGACCATTCGTGTTTCTGGCTATGCTGTTCGTTTCAACTCATTAACCGATGAGCAGAAACAAGACGTTATTACGCGTACATTTACAACCGCGTTCTAA
- a CDS encoding tetratricopeptide repeat-containing response regulator: protein MNPKLDFERAKVLIVDDQRAFQVTLKGMLLNLGMKDIQFVESSDAAIRACRAKAFDIVLADYNLGHGKNGRQLLDTLREKRLLAPHTIFFIISGEATRGVVLGALEREPDDYMVKPFSLRQLSSRLQRAATKHQEMREVFSALHNDDIDLAIETCESLLKASSRYSSICIKILAEQHRLAGNLDTSEKLLRDILESRDILWARVSLGHTLNKASRHNEVLDLLGPVMKQNPLVVEAQDCLAEAYQAMDEGDKALRILRNATTISPFTSERQLKLANLARRQEEYLIAQEAFKQVFDLSQRAIEKNTEHMCNYVRATIEAALDTSDEQLAKRLETEVFNTLMRARQDAQYNGFDFQNYEDLVNAHKYASRGDLLRAKKLYYKATERYDNKSEETELPFDFLNESLNTVALIGELEEAQKLLNKAKESDTVNPFLLSTVVAHSDASTGVEALNTQFQVHSRQGMKAYDEAQYGKAIEEFEVALQVAPTNTGAALNLAQTLLKNLAEQKKPSKAQIKRCEELFRLVDKVRLPSQHRNRRKDLWQQLQQIQQGGR, encoded by the coding sequence ATGAATCCTAAACTCGACTTCGAACGAGCCAAAGTTTTAATTGTTGATGACCAACGCGCATTCCAAGTGACACTCAAGGGGATGCTGTTGAATCTTGGAATGAAAGATATTCAATTTGTTGAGTCTTCAGACGCAGCCATTCGAGCGTGTCGTGCCAAAGCATTTGATATTGTGTTGGCAGACTACAATTTAGGCCATGGAAAAAACGGCCGCCAATTGCTGGATACGCTTCGCGAGAAACGTTTGCTCGCTCCTCATACAATATTCTTTATCATTTCAGGCGAGGCCACCCGCGGTGTTGTACTAGGCGCTCTTGAGAGAGAACCCGATGATTACATGGTGAAACCATTTTCACTGCGGCAGTTATCGTCACGACTTCAACGAGCCGCCACCAAACACCAAGAAATGAGAGAGGTGTTCTCCGCGCTACACAATGACGACATCGATCTCGCCATTGAAACCTGCGAATCATTGCTCAAAGCAAGTAGTCGTTACAGCTCAATTTGTATAAAAATATTAGCTGAACAGCACCGCCTAGCCGGCAACTTGGACACATCAGAGAAACTCCTTCGCGACATATTAGAGTCACGTGACATTCTCTGGGCACGAGTATCGCTCGGGCACACGCTCAATAAGGCAAGCCGACATAACGAAGTCCTCGACTTACTTGGGCCAGTGATGAAGCAAAATCCCTTGGTGGTCGAAGCTCAAGATTGTTTGGCCGAAGCTTACCAAGCTATGGACGAGGGCGACAAAGCGCTACGTATACTGCGCAATGCCACTACCATTTCACCATTTACTTCCGAGCGACAGCTCAAGCTTGCTAATTTAGCGCGCAGGCAAGAAGAATATCTCATCGCCCAAGAAGCGTTTAAACAAGTCTTCGATTTAAGCCAAAGAGCGATTGAAAAAAACACGGAACACATGTGTAACTATGTGCGCGCAACCATCGAAGCAGCCTTAGACACATCTGATGAGCAACTGGCAAAACGCCTTGAAACCGAAGTATTCAATACACTCATGCGGGCTCGACAAGATGCACAATACAATGGCTTTGATTTTCAAAATTATGAAGACTTGGTCAATGCTCATAAATACGCTTCTCGAGGCGATCTATTACGCGCCAAAAAACTGTATTACAAAGCCACTGAACGCTACGACAACAAGTCAGAAGAAACCGAGCTACCCTTCGATTTTTTGAACGAAAGCCTCAATACCGTGGCTCTAATAGGCGAGTTAGAAGAAGCGCAAAAACTGCTGAACAAGGCCAAAGAAAGCGATACAGTGAATCCGTTTTTATTGTCTACTGTTGTTGCTCACTCCGATGCCTCAACCGGCGTAGAAGCGCTTAATACTCAGTTTCAGGTTCATAGCCGCCAAGGAATGAAGGCTTACGATGAAGCTCAATATGGTAAGGCCATTGAGGAGTTTGAAGTAGCGCTGCAGGTTGCACCTACAAACACTGGGGCAGCACTCAACTTGGCACAAACTCTACTCAAAAACTTAGCAGAACAAAAAAAACCAAGCAAAGCTCAAATTAAGCGCTGCGAAGAACTGTTTAGGCTGGTCGACAAAGTTCGATTACCCAGCCAACATCGCAATCGTAGAAAAGATTTGTGGCAGCAGTTACAACAAATTCAACAAGGCGGCAGATAA
- a CDS encoding energy-coupling factor ABC transporter permease codes for MSSLLLIWIVIAGFVYLMSPLEQLRKLLSSSILSRNFAAIIALQSMLWSLDVELISGLSLHFLMITTATLVIGLRLTCLAGLASLLLMSAAGMLMPELIAEQWLLRILPAAAITYTSLLLVRHYLPHHLFIYIFVNAFITAAIAITCSILCLAAWYAWSGAYTGDEIQHHLLRMLPLMLFPEAMLNGMVITVMVIYKPEWVRTYQDLDYLGPDN; via the coding sequence ATGTCGTCCCTACTACTGATTTGGATCGTCATTGCAGGGTTCGTCTACCTTATGAGCCCTTTAGAGCAACTCCGCAAGTTACTTTCCAGTTCAATCTTAAGCCGCAACTTTGCCGCCATCATTGCGCTACAAAGTATGTTGTGGAGCCTAGATGTTGAGTTGATCTCTGGATTATCATTGCATTTTTTGATGATCACCACCGCCACGCTAGTAATTGGGCTGAGGTTGACTTGCCTCGCAGGCTTAGCAAGCCTATTACTCATGTCAGCGGCAGGAATGCTCATGCCTGAACTCATTGCTGAGCAGTGGCTACTCCGCATTTTGCCAGCAGCAGCCATTACATACACAAGTTTATTGCTGGTTCGGCATTATTTACCTCACCATTTATTCATCTATATATTTGTCAACGCATTCATCACGGCAGCGATTGCTATCACCTGTAGCATCCTTTGCTTAGCGGCATGGTACGCTTGGAGTGGCGCTTACACTGGAGATGAGATACAACATCATCTGTTGCGCATGCTCCCCCTTATGTTGTTCCCTGAAGCGATGCTCAACGGCATGGTGATCACTGTCATGGTGATATACAAACCTGAATGGGTTCGCACCTATCAAGATCTAGATTACCTAGGCCCCGACAACTAA
- a CDS encoding aspartyl/asparaginyl beta-hydroxylase domain-containing protein: MDIGVAYAIRGTTDVSGIEKQVASLSQLQWQQRPIRNACFSDRTTHGVTDSILFRHDWLPAYSKRGFKQLQHSIIDWCKRNHRQPHDMLPIMEERNSETRIYTFLDWVHWQHLLIPIISDLASTFESPKGVLTRAALVKLKAGATIPIHQDAQRMAQISHRIHIPINDCPDCVYSIGGQEFSMKQGNIYDFNNRWDHGVQNRGSVDRINLMLEYLPEPEWVYPTPLLLTGNA; this comes from the coding sequence ATGGATATCGGCGTTGCATATGCAATTCGCGGAACAACGGATGTAAGTGGCATTGAGAAACAAGTTGCATCGCTGTCTCAACTACAATGGCAGCAACGTCCTATTCGCAATGCTTGCTTTTCAGACCGCACAACACATGGTGTCACAGACTCCATTCTATTTCGCCATGACTGGCTGCCCGCCTACTCCAAACGCGGCTTTAAACAACTCCAACACAGTATTATCGACTGGTGCAAGCGCAATCATCGCCAACCTCACGATATGCTTCCGATTATGGAAGAGCGTAACAGCGAAACCCGCATTTATACTTTTCTTGACTGGGTTCACTGGCAACATTTACTCATCCCAATTATTTCAGACTTAGCATCTACCTTCGAATCTCCCAAAGGCGTGTTAACCCGCGCAGCACTCGTAAAGCTAAAGGCTGGAGCTACTATTCCAATCCATCAAGATGCCCAGCGCATGGCACAAATCAGCCATAGAATTCATATTCCCATCAATGACTGCCCCGATTGCGTCTATTCCATAGGCGGTCAGGAATTTTCCATGAAGCAAGGTAACATTTATGATTTTAATAACCGGTGGGATCATGGTGTTCAGAATCGAGGGAGTGTGGATCGAATCAATTTGATGTTGGAATATCTACCAGAGCCAGAGTGGGTATACCCCACTCCGCTCTTACTGACAGGCAATGCTTAG
- the xthA gene encoding exodeoxyribonuclease III, with protein MSDFKIISFNINGLRARLHQLQAIIDKHQPDVIGLQEIKVHDDAFPLEAVEAMGYHVAFHGQKAHYGVAMMTKLKPDSIEKGFPTDTEEAQRRMITVNLTLPNGEKIKVMNGYYPQGESQDHPVKFPYKRQFYIDLQNYLEANTTPDDNLVLIGDMNISPTDADIGIGENNAKRWLKTGKCSFLPEEREWLKTLMNFGFSDTFRTLHPDTNDRFSWFDYRSKGFNDNRGLRIDLLLATDSMNKRVFESDVDYELRGIEKPSDHAPVWSTFRF; from the coding sequence ATGTCTGACTTTAAAATTATCTCATTCAACATTAATGGTCTTCGTGCTCGCCTTCACCAGCTTCAGGCCATCATCGACAAGCACCAGCCAGACGTGATTGGTTTACAAGAAATCAAAGTTCACGACGACGCTTTTCCGCTTGAAGCGGTTGAAGCCATGGGCTATCACGTTGCATTTCATGGTCAAAAAGCACATTACGGTGTCGCTATGATGACCAAGCTCAAACCTGACTCCATCGAAAAAGGGTTTCCAACTGACACTGAAGAAGCTCAACGCCGAATGATCACGGTTAATTTAACCTTACCTAACGGTGAAAAGATCAAAGTGATGAACGGATATTACCCTCAAGGTGAAAGCCAAGATCACCCTGTAAAATTCCCATACAAGCGCCAATTTTACATCGATCTCCAAAATTATTTGGAGGCGAACACAACGCCTGATGACAACTTAGTGCTCATTGGTGACATGAATATTTCGCCAACCGATGCTGATATTGGTATTGGCGAAAACAACGCCAAACGTTGGCTTAAAACAGGTAAATGTAGCTTTTTACCCGAAGAGCGTGAATGGCTAAAAACGCTAATGAACTTCGGTTTTAGCGATACATTCCGCACACTGCACCCAGATACAAACGACCGCTTCAGCTGGTTTGATTACCGCTCTAAAGGCTTTAATGACAATCGCGGTCTGCGAATTGATTTACTGCTTGCCACTGACAGTATGAATAAGCGCGTGTTCGAAAGTGATGTTGATTATGAACTTAGAGGCATAGAAAAGCCATCTGATCACGCACCAGTATGGTCAACTTTCCGCTTCTAG